The DNA window agacagacagacctttCAGGAACATGCTTGAGCCAGAGCCACTTCCCCTTCTTAGGAAGCAGAATGTAGGGGGATATGCCACTGGATTCAAACTTACACCTCCTGCATGTCTCAGGctggggccctgtgctgggccctgtggaCAAAGATGGGACAAACACCCAGGTCCTGCCCTAAGGCACTCAGGGGACAGTGGAGGGCTAGACCAGGACACACACAGTGGCAAGACAGGGTGAGGAGTACCGTAGGGATGGGAGGCAGGAGCTGCCGCAGCCCCAGGACTGCCTCTGCCCAGGGAGACTGCAGCTGACCTACGTCTGGAGGGACAATCTGGCCTCGTGTGGAAGCAAGTGGAGGAACGGGAAAGGTGCAAGGGGAGGAGATGACACACCCCAGGTCACGGAGtgcgggagggggagagggagcacGCTGCCTTTGGGGAGCAGGAGGAAGCTGAAGGTTGCCAGACACGGACTCTGAGcacaggagagggaaaggaggcaggTCAGCGGACGGAAGGTCTTAGCTTGGCTAAATCTAGACCAGGAGCCCACGAAAGTCTTCtcaggaagggagaggcagaagcaCACTGTGCTCCGGGAAGACAGTCCGGGCAAGAGTGCAGAGGCCCGTTCAGACGGGCAAGAGGATGGAGACCAATGGGGAGGTGGCTGGAATAATCTAGGGAAGAAATGTGCGCCCTGAGCCGGGGAGTGAGGCAAGGAAAAGCACAGGATTCTGAGTCAAGACCGTCCTGGGTTAAGtctccagctctgccatttactgtgTGACCCTAGATTTGTCACCTGACCCCTCTGAGCTTCAACTTCCTCACTTCTGTAAAACAGTATCTCCCGATGGGGCTGTTGTGAACATGAGATAATGAATGCGGGCCTGTCTCATAACAAGTGCTTAATTAGCAGGAGCTGCTATTATCCTCATCACTGCTATTATTGCAGGGAATGGACGGGAGAAAGAAGACATAGGAGAGgattgggggagggaagagtttTCTGGTCAGGCCAACAGGAACTCTGTTACAAAGATGGGGATGCAGGTGCTAGCTTGGGGAGAGACGGAGAGGGCGGTGCTGGACACGCTGAGTTCTGACGATGATCCGGAGCTCAGGAGAGGTTGGCTGGgcgaagggaaggggagggaagggtagGCTTGGAAGCTGAGGACCCTGGTTCAAACGCTGGCTTTGCCTTTCCTAGTTAGGAGACCACGGGCAAGTTACCGAACACCTCCCCACGCATATTTCATCCAGAAAACAGGGACCCTAGCACTTAGATCACTAGCTGGTATCATGAAGGTGAGAATTAATAAACAAAGTGTCAGCAAGGTCGAATACAGAACAAAAGATCCACAGTGATGGCTGTTTACACAGGACTCACAGAATACAAGACAGGAACCAAACCTCAAGGCACCCAGACCCACACAGGGAGAGTCAAGAAGCACAAGACAGGAGGTCAGGGGTAGTGGTGGTAAGTACAAGGCAAACCTGTTAAAATTCACTCAAAAGAGAATCCAATGCAGCACAAGGTAGGAGAGCTGGAGACAGTAAACTttccaaggagagagaagagaatggagaTAAAAGCCACCAAAGGGCAATCAGGGCAAGAACTGAAATGAGGTCATGGCACTTGGCAGCTAGAGGTCCTTGGTGACCTGAGTAGAGCACAGTTCACCCACAGCTGGCTGTCCAAAAGGCATCATGAGTTCCTGGTGAGCCCAAGAGCCCAGCTGCCCCGCGGAGCAGAGCTTCTCTTGGCCCAGGGCCAATATAAGCACCTCCATGTCCCCAGGACCTGGCCCCCACTGAGCAACAAGCTTCCGttgaaagaacaaagcaggaagaatcaggttttctgtctctgtcacttaAGGAGCTGCATGGCGCCATGCATGTCTCCACACCATTCTgacctatttcctcatctgtaaagtgggaagcTGATGCAGATCTCTTTAGAGTGTTAAGAGGCTATGGCAGGTTCTAGAAAAACTCTAAGGTCTGGTGGGACTGTTTCAGGCTGGTAACACCACCACCACTGCTGCCACAGCAGACACTGGGCTCCCGCCTCGGCTCACAACGTGCCCAGGGTGCGGGGCTCCCTGATGTCCTTGTCTAAAGCCCTCCAGTCGCTCCTCCACAGGGTCTTCACACGGGAAGCCGTGGGCCCAGCAGAGCAACCTATCAGCTGACTGAACCCCTACATAAACAGGGGCCCCGAGTCGAGAAGAAGGTGGCAAGTCTGGCCAGGAGTCGGGAGGCCTGGTTTTGCCGACACCCCGCAGCAGGGCCTCGGGAGGATGCGCTGCCACAGCTGTGTCCCTCGTCCTGTGAGGAGGCTGAGCACAGTCTCCCTTCCAGGCAGCATCCGGAAGAGAGAACGGgaagagtaaaaagaaacaagaaccaAAGACCTGAGGCACCTGACCGGCTCAGACGGaacatgtgactcgatctcaTGGATGGGGGTTTGCCCCCATGTAGGAGGCGGggattacttcaaaaaaaaaaaaaaaaaaaaaagaacctttggaaaagaaacaaacaaacaaaaagaacaaagatccaAAGCTGAGGAGGCAAAGCTGGGGATGTGACCCCAGGAGTACCTGGTCGGTGACATCATACACCACAATGATGCCATGAGCCCCCCGGTAGTAGCTGGAAGTGATGGTCCGGAACCGCTCCTGACCAGCTGTGTCCCACTGCAAGAAAGCAcgagagaaaggaaggacaggTCAGCTCTGGGCTATGTGGCAAGGGCTCCGTCCCGAGGTGGCTGCCTCTGCACCAGGGACCGGGAAGGGCGACACTCACGATCTGAAGTTTGATGGTTTTGCCATCCAGCTCGATGGTTCGGATCTTGAAGTCCACCCCGATCGTGCTGATGTAGCTCTCTGTGTATGTGTCATCCTGGAAAAGTGGGGACCAGTGAAACAGCCCGGAGGGACAGGCCCAGAGCCCGTTTGGAAAACCTCCCTCCAGGTCCCTTTCCCAGCTGACCTTGTAACTGCTAAGCGCCCCCTCTCGGCACCCCAACCTGCCAGCCCTCTGTCTTTGTTCAGTCAAGAGATGCTGCTAGGAGGTCCCGCACCTCCCTCCTTGGGGTCTAAGGTCTTGCCACTACTGAGCTCTGGGCtgatccctctccctcctgcccccagccaggACCCCAGATGGACGGTACAGGAGGCTTCTTACTCACAGCAAACCGCAGAAGCAGGCATGACTTGCCCACGCCCGAATCACCAATCAAAAGCAGCTTAAACAGGTAgtcactggagagagagaggatgggaaagCGTGAGGGCAGGCAAGGAGCCCCCCTGCCACGCCATCCTGTAGTCACAGCCACGGCTGCTCCCACACTGTGAGGCTCGCCTGGGTTTAGAGTATTAAGGTGCTTCCAAAATCTCCCACAAgtcctgggcaggggagggctgaCCACCCCTCCATATTACAGCTGACCCAAAGGACTGAGTCTAAATTTCcagtttacagaaaaggaaacagagagggaCATGACTTGCCAAGGATCACAGTCATTACGGGGAAAAGCTGGGTGTCCTATCCTGACTCCTGCCAGACTCCCATTATCTGGGGACCAGTAGGGGCTATTTAGGGAACTCCCTACACCGCCCTGGGGCCTACCTAGCTGGGGAGGGGATGTCCCAGAAGTGGAAGCTGGGGCCCAGCCTAGAACTTATGGGAACCTCTATGTAAAGAGCCTGGTTGGAAACCTCTAAAAAGAGGTGGTCAATAGGCAGCGATGAGGGCGGTTACAACGTATTGATTCCCACCTGCGCTGCCCCTGCTACACTTCAGAGGTATcatctcatttaagcctcacaaGACCCTGTGAAGTGGACGGGGTTAGTGGACGGGGTTATTCCCAACTAAGGAGGAAACCAGAGGTCAGAAGAGGGAAGTGACTTGCCCTAAGTTACACAGCTGTTAACTTTAAGACTGGAAACCAGGTTCAGACTCCAAAGTCTCTGTGAGAGCCTGTTGGTTCCCTTCTGTGTCCCTGATACTCCAGCTCAGAGCTTCACCCTTCCCCAAGGAAATCTGAGGCCTGGAtctggaggagaaaaaggaagtggcagaagaggaagaaggtaaCTGACACTTGGGGAATCTGTCAATGAGAAGTTCGGGGCAGAGATGTGGGCCACCTACCCGCAGGGGGAGTGACCAAGAAGTGGGGAGAGTCTGAGGTACAGAGAATCCCACTGGAAGGGGAGAAACAAATGCCACATTCATCTAAACTTCATCAGCAGCGGGACGGGGAAGGTAAGGGGTGTGACGATGGCGCTGGGGGCCTGCGTAAAGGTGAGGACACGGCGGGAAGGGACTGGCCTCCAGGAGCCGCACGACAGCTAGACCCAGGCAAGGGGCAAAGCGGCAGTCCCGGAGGGGAGGACCCACGGGAGAGCGACCCGAAGCGGTGCCTCGGGGTCTCCCGCGCCTGACCCGCCCCTGACCCGCCCCTGGAACAGGATTCCGGGACAACGAGAAGAACAGAAAGACTGACTGTCTGACCTAAAGGGCCCGAGTCTGGGCCCGTTCCAAAACGGCGGGACAGTCGTCAGCACCCAGACCGCCACTTTCAAGcagcaggtggggaaactgaggccgggaGAGACCGAAGCTGCGGGGTCACCTGACCGATAAGGCCTGATAGGGGCCGGTGCTTCGGGCTCCAAGTAGTGGCCCCTCAGGGTCGCAGTGTCTGGGCGCCGGGTGCAATAACTCGGGGTGCCGAGCCGGGGTCCTGGGGCccccggggggaggggcaggacccggatgtgggggggggggtcagcggAAGAGGGACCCGGATGTGGGGGCGCCGCGCAGTCCTGACCCAGGCCGACAACCCCGGTAAGTGTACAGCCCCGTACTCGGGATCGAGGCTGCGCCGGACGGCGCGGGCGGGGCTCACTCACTATTCGGGGTTCATGGCGGCAGCGGTGGCCCGCTCGGTCGCTCCCAGTCAGCTCTGCTCCGCCTCCCGTTCCAAGATGGTGGCCGCTCCGCCCCAGAGGCCCCGCCCGCGACGCGCAGGCGCACTCATTCCTGACCTGGGTCTTGCCGCGTTGCTTCTCGGAACTTGTAGTCTCCTTGCTTTGCCCGACTCACCCCCACTACGCAGGCGTAAACCCGAGGTCGTGTCTTCTAGCTCACGCCCCATCATCGCCTTGCCTTGCCTTCTGGGGCTTGTAGTTCACTCCCCGTAGATGTACCTGGGATTGATGAAAGCGCTCGGGAGCCTGGCTGGGTCCCGACTAGGAAAGCTCAAGTTAAGGCTGGGGTTGACACGTTTCATGTCTGTCTGTCAGAGGCGGTCATCTCTACCCTCTCAGCTCCCGGAGTTGTTAGCATTAGTTCACTTATTTGGGGTTCTCGGTATGCTGGTACTCTTAACTCAGATGCAGCCCCGAAGGGTGTCATCATCTACATCTTCTAGATGGAAAAGTCGACTCTCAATAAGTCGCTCAAGGTGAAACAGCTTAGTAAGGGGAACGGTTCAAAGCCCGCGGTCTCTAGAACCTCACAGATAAAggttgttagaaaaaaaaaacctaaacctGCAAGGCCCCCAAACAAATCCGGGATAGGAGCAAAATATCTGGGCTTCGGTGGCGCGGGACCGGACGTGAGCGACACACACAAACGCTCGCTCgcagtctctccctccctcacccccaatcTGGAGACGCTAGGAGACCTCGGCCTCCGCTCGAAAACAAGCCCGGCTCAGATTCAAACGATCTTTATTTCTACAGCAACATTTGAAAATAGAAAGCGACCGCCTCACCCCCAACAGGGACAGCCCCTCCTGCCACGGGGGTTCATCATTGCCCCTCGCGAGAAGCTGCAGGCGTGGGAGGAGGCGTGGCAGGATGGCTCGAAGGGCGGTGCCCGGGGCGGGGTCAGGCCGTGCCTGGGCGGGGCCGGGCGGGAGGGGCAGTGCATAGGCCGGGATGCTGGGCAGGGCCCGGCGGTGAAAAGGACGGGCAAGGGGAGGGCTCTCCGTCCAGGGGCACGGGGCAATGGTGGGGCTCAACGCGCCCCTCAGAGGCAGGGAGGAGCGCGAGAAGGCCCAGGGAACTCTTTGGGGGAGGCGCTGCCCCCCCTTCACTCCCATAGATGTAGAGCTTGGGCGATACCACCGCGCGGAATGGGGGTGATTAAGGCCTGGGCGGTACCACTAGAGAAGGACAGGGTGAGGGGAGAACCCGGGAGTACCGTGGACTGAGGGGAGGGGTGCGGCCAATAACTTATTTCTCTATATACAGAAGCAACGGCCGGGgcgggagaagggcaggggtgcTGAAGGGACGGCAGGGGATCAGTGTTCTTGTCTCGGGGGCCTGGGGCGGGCGGGCCGCTGAGTCTCCTCCTTGGAGACCCTGGCCAGCCCCTTTCGCTGGCCCTGAACCTAAGGAAGAGGGGGCCCTGCTGGATGGAATAAATAAGGGGGTAGAGCTGGAGCGGACAGGCCCAGCCTCCAGGGCTTAGGGCTGAGATGACAAGGGAGGTTACCCTGAGATTGAACAGAAAAGACAGGGGTGGTCGGGAAAGACACGTGGGGCAAGCAGCAGGCCCATGCGAAGGGCTGGGGATGGGGACAGTGCCGGGTGGAGGCTCTGGCAACTGGGTGCCCCTTCAGGATTAGCCCACGAGGGAGCTTCGTCGGGAGAGGTCCATGGAGCTGGAGCTGAGGGTGCGGCTGTCAGAGAAACCTGTGCCTCCAGGCTGTGGGCAGAAGGGGCAGGTGGCTCAGCTTCGGGCTGCTGCCAGTCTGCATCTCCCCAGCCAGAAGGGGCCTGATCGGCCAGAGGCCCTGAGCTGGGCGCCTGACCACGCCGTAGTGCTCTGACACTCCTGCCCACCTCCACGGTCAGTGTGTTGGCCCCGGCTGCTTGCACATCCACCTCAGGCAGGAGCTGGGTTTCCCTCATTTGTCTTCCCCGTGTCCAGCCCAAAGccaggcctggcacagagctggaaATGTTGCTAGATAAATGGACATGATCGACAGGCTTGGCAAGTACACAGACGTGCAGCTTTTGGGCCCCGGGGCCTGGGCTTCAGCGGCCCAGTGTCCAAACACCCACCCGGCCATACCTGGACAGGCTCTTCCACACTCTTGTTGAGGAAGTTGAGGGAACTAGCCCGCTTCATCCTGAGGGGAAAGGAATGCCTGGATTTGCCCAGGGTGaatggggctgggcagggggctgggggggaggatGTGGGAAGGGGTCAGGTTGGGGCTGGAAAGAGAGGCTGATGGGAGGGGAGCCAATCTGGTGGGTGGCGGAGCTTGAGAGAGACGAGGGAGTTCACCTGGATCAGGAGCTCATCTGGGGTTGGTGGGCTATTGGATGGGTCCTTGGGAAGCTCGCcctgggtgggcgggggggggggcactgatCAGGGGCAGAGGCTCACCTGGGATTAGGAGGCTCCTGGGGGCCGCCACCCTGCAGCTTCTTTACCAGCATCTCACTGCTCCGCCGCAGGGCATCTCGGAGCTTCCCAAAGGAGCCACTGCGCCGCAAGGAGCCACTGCCGTCCTGTGGGGAGGACGTCCTGCGTGTCTCTAGGCCACACTGACTACACAGCCCCCTGGTCCACCCAAAGACCCTAGACTCACCCCGCTCCACTCAGCGGCAGGCCCCGCCTCCTCGAGTTCCTCAGGCCGAGCCCCGGCGCCCCCGGCCACATCTCGGCTGCCCCGTCGGTCTCCCCGCCCAGTGCTGCTATCTTTCAGTAGTTCCACCACCTTGGTCTGGCTTgcagggtccaggccctgagggagaggcagggctcATAAGGTGGAGCCTCGAATCCTGACCAGGGCACACAGGGCCACTGTGGTCCCTGCCCACACCCCTCGTGCCTGCTGCCCCACCTGCTTGCGGCTCCGGCTGGCACAGTCCTCCAGTGTATGTGCAGCTTCTAGCTTGCCCTGGCGCCGGTACAGGGCCCCCAAGCTGCGCAGGGTAGTGTTGACTGTGGGGCTGTGGATGGGAGAGCGGGATAGCCAGGGACCAGGCCCATCCAGATGCCTACCTTGGGCCCTGAGGACCCATCCAGCCAACCAGGATCTCTCCCCTCCTGGGTCAAGCCCTGTGCTCGTGCTAGACGCTCCTGGCTCAGAAGCACCCCATCCTCAGGCCTGTGTGGGATGCCGCCACCAGGACTCAAAGCTGGGAGACCCAAGGGCAAGATAATCGGCCACCCTGGTGCAGAAAGCCTTTTGGGGACAAGTGGCCTGTGATCCAGGTCTTGAAAGACAAGTGGACAAAGAAAAGGCGTGTGTTCTGGGGATGAGCATTATGGAGTCCTGAGTCTGGACACGGCCCCGCTGAGGATGCGGTTTCCCTGCCACCTGCTCCCCTGCCCGCCCTGCCGCACCGTCCTCACCTGTCTACTTTACAGGCCTTGTACCAGCTGCCATATTCCCCATAGGGCGTGCTATCCCGGCGCTTGTCCTAGGGGGAAGGAATGACCAGTGGAGGTGGCAGAAACCTCTCCCCTCTACACATCCCtagcctcccttcctccccaggccaccccagccctgcccacagagCTACCTTGCTCTCCTCCCGTTCTTCTGCGTGCATCCAGATGGGCTTGTTGTCCCCTGGGGGGAGAAAGGGGGCCGTCACCAGCCTCCCATATAGGCTTCTCCTGGTTGAAGCACAGGActggggtctggggaggaggTCAGGGGCACCCAGGAAGGATCAGGGTTGggctttgttgaatgaatggatgtatgaatgaatgaatgaatgaatgaatgggtgaacaacaacaaaaaaagaacagactcAGAACATTACTGACCCTCTTCTGGAGTAGAGATGACAGAGCACAGGCCTGCGCTTGTGGGGCTTGTGACTGAGGGTTGCGGGGACCGGATCCTTAAACACCTCAAGCCCACAGCCTGAGACATGTGCTAGGCCTAAACCATAGGCCAGGCTGAGAGATCTCACAGAAGGAAATGACTGACCATAGGGGGCCAGAAGGTTCCCCAGGGTGGGGGAGACATTTGGGGTGGGGCCTCATGATGGGCAGGAATtgcccagcaggggaggggaaaggactTTGGGCCAAGGGCACGGGGTGTGCGAAGGCTGCACAGAGTACCAGCAGGACCCAGGAGGCTGTGTGAGTCAGGTGCATGTTCACAGGTGCACACAAAGGCTGGGGGCCAGCCAGACCCCACAAGGGCCTGCCCAGCTGAGGTATTTGCCCTGGCTGCGGATGGCTGTGTGGGCCTGTGCTGtgtgagtggggggcggggggcacacgTAGTCACCGACTCACCATTGACAGAGCCAAACTCCTTCTCGTGAGCCCGCGTGAGGATCTCCTTGTACAAGATCTCTGCATCCTGGTACTTGCCCTGTTTCAGGTAGCAGGAGGCCTGCAGGGGGGAGGCCAGAGGGTGAGCGCCATGCGGGGAGTCGagcctcttccttccctgctcccaccccactCCCGGCCCAGGGTACCAGGTTGTTCTTGGTTTTGGCCACGTTGGGGTCGTCAGGCCCGAGGCGCGTGGCATAGATCTCCAGTGCCCGCCGGTAGTAGTACTCGACCTCCTCCGCTTTGCCCTGGTTCTGGCACAGCAGGGCCAGGTTGCTCAGCTGCTTGGCCACATCTGGATGAAACTTGCCCAGGACCTGGGATGGGAGTGGGGGCCAGTGGCTGGGCTCAAGGCCGGCCAGGGCCCCCAGAGGCCACGCCCGACccgcctgcccagccctgcccgctCTCACCTTCTCCCGGATTTCCAGCGCCCGCTTGCACAGTGGCTCGGCCTCCTTGTACTTGCCCCGCTTGCCATATAGAACTGCCAGGTTGTTTAATGTTGCAGCCAcctggtgggtgggggaagggaggtcaACGAcccagggccctgcctggggcaggggcagcccccacctcccacccaccctccctcactcacagcTGGGTGGTCCTTGCCCAGGGTCTTTTCACGGATGGCCAGGGCATCGTTGAGCAAGTGGGCAGCCTCTTTGTATTTGTTCTGGTCCCTGGGTGCACGTAAAGCTGGTAAGTAAGCGCTGTCCTCCAGCCCAAGGCCCTCCCCCAGTGGTCTCAGATCTCCACGGCGACTCCCCTTGTATTTAATGTGAGAGGACATGACTGTGACCCACGGCTTAGGGAGACCTGTTCAGCCAGCAGATTGGGGGCACTTTGGACGGTTCATTCATAACTCACCAGGGCATCGAGTGCCAGGGTATGAGCCAGAGTCCCCTAgatctgtcacacacacacactcctccccccacctcatgcCCGGTGCCCCTTGTCTattcctcagggcctttgctcataCTGCTCTTTTCGCCAGGGAGAACTTTTCCAACACCCTCATGTTCTGGCCAACTCCTCTTTCACCAAAGACCCTACTTAAGCCTTAATGCCTGGAGACGCCGTGCTGACTCCCTGGTATCCTTAGGGTCTCCAAGTGCTGCTCTGGTCCCTGCTTATGCCCAAGCCTTTCTCCTCCAATGGACTAGGCCTTATTCACCTCTGTAGCCCAGGTTCACAGAGGCCTAAGCATTCTGTGGGCTCAGCACCCTCTGGacacctgctccttctctctacccAACTGCCTGGTGGAGCTGGGTCCTGGCCCACACCAGGGACTGAGGGTTTGTGACCCAGGGCTGGAGCCTTCAGAAAGTGTGCAGACACTCCCATAGATGACTGTGGTCACAGGAGTGCTCACCGATAGACCAAAGCCAGGATGTTCAGCATGGTGGCAACATCAGGGTGGTCATGGCCCGATGTCTTTTCCAGGTCCTCGAGCGCCTGCTTGCAGAGTGGCACGGCCACCTCGTAGCGGCCCTGGGAGGCATACTGAATCACCAAGTTGTGCAGGGTGCGGAGCCGTGCTGGGATTTCATAGCCCCCGTGCTGGGCAGCCACATCCCCTCCTCCAGGGCTGGGAGCTGTAAGGCCAAGGGCAGATCAGATGTACCAACTGGGCTGGGCTGGCACACCCCAGACATGTCTTTGACCTACCTGAcatgtggccctgggcaagtcacttttctgcctcaatttccccatctgtaaagcgGGTAGAATCCCAGCCCCAATACCTCAAGCTATGTGTTCGGGGGCAAGTCACGCAGCCTCCAAGCCTTGGCCCTCCATCTGCAGAACGGAGCCTCGACGCTAAGCACTGGCCCAGGGCTCAGTGCTGTGCCCGCATCCGCCTTCAACCCTCAGAGGAGGCTTAGAGGGGAAAAACCTGTGGTCCCACGACAACTAGCGGCAGAGCAGGACTACTACTCCAAAGCTCTGAACTGTGATAACCTGTTCCTCGGGGCTTAAACTCTACAGggctggggggtgcctggggggctccatcagctaagcatccgactcttgatttcggctcaggtcatgatctcacggtggtttcgagccccacgtcgggctctatgctgacagctcagagcctggagcctttttcggattctgtgtctccccttctctctgcccctccctggctcatgctatttctctctcaaaaataaaaaaatattttaaattctaacatGCTGCGATGTGATGATCAGAAATGGGGCAGGAAAGAACATAGTCGCCTTTTGGTCCCCGTTTCTGGGGACCTCGGGGTCCCAAGGACAGAAGTTTacacagccctccctccccctgcccccagaaccAGCTGCCCCTCTGCACCTGGGCTCTGCTCCTCCTCGTTGGGGAACAGGTCATCCAGAGAGTCTTTGGGGACGTCCCCCTTCTCCTCCTAGGGAGGAGGACAGACAAGTGTCAGGGAAGGTGCGGCGCAGTAGCCAAGTGTCAGCGGCCCGGTCAGAGACAGCCAtgctgcccccctgcccctcccagtccCCCCCCCACTGCCCAATGGCCTTGCGGTGGCCGGGCCAGGGCTCACGCTGGGGGACGCGTCCTNNNNNNNNNNNNNNNNNNNNNNNNNNNNNNNNNNNNNNNNNNNNNNNNNNNNNNNNNNNNNNNNNNNNNNNNNNNNNNNNNNNNNNNNNNNNNNNNNNNNCACGGCCCCCAGGTGGCTCGACAGCGCCAGGATCACCTGTGCCGGCCAGCCAGGGTGAGGGTTAGAGCCTtgtccacaccccccccccccccccccccccggcctgggcctcctggggtactggggcctggccctgcctctGAGGAGCTACAGGGCTGCTCACCAAGGGAGTGGAGTTCTCGCAAGGCCCCAAAAGGACCCTAGTCCAAGACCTAAACCCGGGACGTTGGGGACGTCCCCAGTTCCTTCCTTCTGGGGCCAGGAGCCCTGGGCTCCCAGGCTGGCTCTGCTGGACTATGAGatagtccatccactttcctgggcctccagctaGTCCTCTGCATTAAAAACCCAGTtccctgagtggctcggtcagttaagcatccgacttcgctttaagtcatgatcttgagatttgtgggttcgagccccacatcgggctccgcactgacagtgtggagcctgcttgggattctttctgcccctcccccagtcatactttctctctgtcaaaataaataagtaaatgtaaaaaaaaaatccacttccCAACTCATTGGGTTCACCCCGAAGGCGGCTTGTTGGGGTGCCGTTCTCTTCCTTTGCCTCTCCTGGGGCGTGGCCTCAAGCCCTGGTGCCGCAGCCGCGAGAGCATGGCTCCCTGCTCCAGGGCTGGCGACGTCCTAAGAACGCTGATAAGTGGCTGAAGGGCCTCTGGAATACCCCCTCCTTACTTCCGCTAAGGTGAGCCCTTGCCCTTTTGCGGGTCCCGGAGGCCTCAGCTtctgccctcacccctccctccagcctctaTGACTCTTCCTGAGCTTCTAGGCTCTTCCTGCCTTGGAGCCTTGCAGAGTCTCTACTCTTTCTCCACCCTTCCCAGCCCCATGAAAGGAAGGCgctttcctctccctccatgcCACCCTCTTACCAGTCTGCGTCCGTGCCTCTGCACACCAGGGGGGGGACCCCTGTGTGTTTATCTCTGCAACTGGCGGCCACCTGGCCAAGGAGGGAAGGACCGGCACCTTGCCCTGCCAGAGGGCCGGCCGGCTGGGACCCTGCTCTTTCTAGTTCATTAGCAAATGCATAAGTGACAGGTGTTTTCACAACCacaagatttttgaaaatttccctACACAGCCTGGAAGTATATATAGC is part of the Suricata suricatta isolate VVHF042 chromosome 11, meerkat_22Aug2017_6uvM2_HiC, whole genome shotgun sequence genome and encodes:
- the KLC2 gene encoding kinesin light chain 2 is translated as MATMVLPREEKLSQDEIVLGTKAVIQGLETLRGEHRALLAPLVAHEAGEAEPGSQERCVLLRRSLEAIELGLGEAQEEKGDVPKDSLDDLFPNEEEQSPAPSPGGGDVAAQHGGYEIPARLRTLHNLVIQYASQGRYEVAVPLCKQALEDLEKTSGHDHPDVATMLNILALVYRDQNKYKEAAHLLNDALAIREKTLGKDHPAVAATLNNLAVLYGKRGKYKEAEPLCKRALEIREKVLGKFHPDVAKQLSNLALLCQNQGKAEEVEYYYRRALEIYATRLGPDDPNVAKTKNNLASCYLKQGKYQDAEILYKEILTRAHEKEFGSVNGDNKPIWMHAEEREESKDKRRDSTPYGEYGSWYKACKVDSPTVNTTLRSLGALYRRQGKLEAAHTLEDCASRSRKQGLDPASQTKVVELLKDSSTGRGDRRGSRDVAGGAGARPEELEEAGPAAEWSGDGSGSLRRSGSFGKLRDALRRSSEMLVKKLQGGGPQEPPNPRMKRASSLNFLNKSVEEPVQPGGTGFSDSRTLSSSSMDLSRRSSLVG